In Spodoptera frugiperda isolate SF20-4 chromosome 1, AGI-APGP_CSIRO_Sfru_2.0, whole genome shotgun sequence, the following are encoded in one genomic region:
- the LOC118273748 gene encoding metallophosphoesterase 1 isoform X5, whose translation MAFLVRKLRRSFTHIIPRLFIGIVFIYVYCEYLIYYVTQIQCGWIMLSKEPNDAVEPVYAMVIADTHLLGSRNGHWFDKWRREWQMHRAFQTAMTLHKPNVVFVLGDLFDEGKWCPEKEFNDYVDRFYTLFKVPDGTAMYAVVGNHDIGFHYRITPHLAKRFENKLKSPPVQLVSIRGNHFVLINSMAMEGDGCNLCARTVAEIANISNILKCSSGSSLCKGKKRLERYSRPIIMQHYPLYRESDSVCTEPDAAPLPERNGLFEERWDCLSKESTEYLVESLHPRAAFGAHTHHSCVVRHSFVPTPDHKIEFIEYTVPSFSWRNRLDPKYYLLTISPEEVKVSKCGMPREWTLQITAILMTLALIVYLRYYISMDTLSYNYKQLSGKKV comes from the exons tttattgtgaatatttaatttattatgttactcAAATTCAA TGTGGCTGGATAATGTTGAGTAAGGAGCCTAACGATGCCGTTGAGCCTGTGTATGCTATGGTTATAGCTGACACACATCTCCTGGGTTCTCGGAATGGACACTGGTTTGACAAATGGCGGAGAGAGTGGCAGATGCATAGAGCATTTCAGACAGCTATGACTCTCCATAAGCCAAatgttgtatttgttttag GTGATCTATTTGATGAGGGCAAATGGTGTCCAGAAAAGGAGTTCAATGACTATGTTGATAGATTTTATACATTATTCAAAGTTCCAGATGGCACCGCAATGTATGCTGTTGTTGGAAACCATGATATAGGATTCCACTACAG GATAACGCCACACCTCGCCAAAAGGTTCGAGAATAAACTAAAGTCACCTCCAGTGCAATTAGTTAGCATCAGAGGGAATCACTTTGTCCTTATCAACTCAATGGCGATGGAAGGAGACGGGTGTAATCTCTGCGCGCGTACTGTTGCCGAAATAGCCAATATAtcaa ACATATTGAAGTGCAGCAGTGGATCTAGTTTATGTAAGGGCAAAAAGAGATTAGAACGTTATAGCAGACCAATTATCATGCAG CACTATCCTCTGTACAGAGAATCAGATAGTGTATGTACGGAGCCGGACGCGGCCCCATTGCCTGAAAGAAATGGTTTGTTCGAGGAGCGATGGGACTGTCTTTCTAAGGAGTCCACAGAGTATCTAGTCGAGAGTCTCCATCCTCGAGCCGCCTTCGGAGCTCACACGCACCACAGTTGTGTTGTAAGACATAGCTTCGTGCCCACTCCGGATCACAAGATCGAATTTATAGAGTACACGGTACCATCCTTTTCCTGGAGAAATAGATTGGATCCCAAGTATTATTTG TTGACAATATCACCAGAAGAGGTGAAGGTGTCTAAATGCGGCATGCCGCGCGAGTGGACGCTGCAGATCACCGCCATATTGATGACGCTCGCGCTCATAGTCTACCTGAGATACTACATTAGCATGGACACTCTTAGTTATAACTACAAACAATT
- the LOC118273748 gene encoding metallophosphoesterase 1 isoform X1 produces the protein MAFLVRKLRRSFTHIIPRLFIGIVFIYVYCEYLIYYVTQIQCGWIMLSKEPNDAVEPVYAMVIADTHLLGSRNGHWFDKWRREWQMHRAFQTAMTLHKPNVVFVLGDLFDEGKWCPEKEFNDYVDRFYTLFKVPDGTAMYAVVGNHDIGFHYSKKLAREVRIAGPIKSDVFRRITPHLAKRFENKLKSPPVQLVSIRGNHFVLINSMAMEGDGCNLCARTVAEIANISNILKCSSGSSLCKGKKRLERYSRPIIMQHYPLYRESDSVCTEPDAAPLPERNGLFEERWDCLSKESTEYLVESLHPRAAFGAHTHHSCVVRHSFVPTPDHKIEFIEYTVPSFSWRNRLDPKYYLLTISPEEVKVSKCGMPREWTLQITAILMTLALIVYLRYYISMDTLSYNYKQLSGKKV, from the exons tttattgtgaatatttaatttattatgttactcAAATTCAA TGTGGCTGGATAATGTTGAGTAAGGAGCCTAACGATGCCGTTGAGCCTGTGTATGCTATGGTTATAGCTGACACACATCTCCTGGGTTCTCGGAATGGACACTGGTTTGACAAATGGCGGAGAGAGTGGCAGATGCATAGAGCATTTCAGACAGCTATGACTCTCCATAAGCCAAatgttgtatttgttttag GTGATCTATTTGATGAGGGCAAATGGTGTCCAGAAAAGGAGTTCAATGACTATGTTGATAGATTTTATACATTATTCAAAGTTCCAGATGGCACCGCAATGTATGCTGTTGTTGGAAACCATGATATAGGATTCCACTACAG TAAGAAGCTTGCAAGAGAAGTCAGAATTGCTGGGCCAATTAAAAGTGATGTATTTCGTAG GATAACGCCACACCTCGCCAAAAGGTTCGAGAATAAACTAAAGTCACCTCCAGTGCAATTAGTTAGCATCAGAGGGAATCACTTTGTCCTTATCAACTCAATGGCGATGGAAGGAGACGGGTGTAATCTCTGCGCGCGTACTGTTGCCGAAATAGCCAATATAtcaa ACATATTGAAGTGCAGCAGTGGATCTAGTTTATGTAAGGGCAAAAAGAGATTAGAACGTTATAGCAGACCAATTATCATGCAG CACTATCCTCTGTACAGAGAATCAGATAGTGTATGTACGGAGCCGGACGCGGCCCCATTGCCTGAAAGAAATGGTTTGTTCGAGGAGCGATGGGACTGTCTTTCTAAGGAGTCCACAGAGTATCTAGTCGAGAGTCTCCATCCTCGAGCCGCCTTCGGAGCTCACACGCACCACAGTTGTGTTGTAAGACATAGCTTCGTGCCCACTCCGGATCACAAGATCGAATTTATAGAGTACACGGTACCATCCTTTTCCTGGAGAAATAGATTGGATCCCAAGTATTATTTG TTGACAATATCACCAGAAGAGGTGAAGGTGTCTAAATGCGGCATGCCGCGCGAGTGGACGCTGCAGATCACCGCCATATTGATGACGCTCGCGCTCATAGTCTACCTGAGATACTACATTAGCATGGACACTCTTAGTTATAACTACAAACAATT
- the LOC118273748 gene encoding metallophosphoesterase 1 isoform X10 produces the protein MLSKEPNDAVEPVYAMVIADTHLLGSRNGHWFDKWRREWQMHRAFQTAMTLHKPNVVFVLGDLFDEGKWCPEKEFNDYVDRFYTLFKVPDGTAMYAVVGNHDIGFHYSKKLAREVRIAGPIKSDVFRRITPHLAKRFENKLKSPPVQLVSIRGNHFVLINSMAMEGDGCNLCARTVAEIANISNILKCSSGSSLCKGKKRLERYSRPIIMQHYPLYRESDSVCTEPDAAPLPERNGLFEERWDCLSKESTEYLVESLHPRAAFGAHTHHSCVVRHSFVPTPDHKIEFIEYTVPSFSWRNRLDPKYYLLTISPEEVKVSKCGMPREWTLQITAILMTLALIVYLRYYISMDTLSYNYKQLSGKKV, from the exons ATGTTGAGTAAGGAGCCTAACGATGCCGTTGAGCCTGTGTATGCTATGGTTATAGCTGACACACATCTCCTGGGTTCTCGGAATGGACACTGGTTTGACAAATGGCGGAGAGAGTGGCAGATGCATAGAGCATTTCAGACAGCTATGACTCTCCATAAGCCAAatgttgtatttgttttag GTGATCTATTTGATGAGGGCAAATGGTGTCCAGAAAAGGAGTTCAATGACTATGTTGATAGATTTTATACATTATTCAAAGTTCCAGATGGCACCGCAATGTATGCTGTTGTTGGAAACCATGATATAGGATTCCACTACAG TAAGAAGCTTGCAAGAGAAGTCAGAATTGCTGGGCCAATTAAAAGTGATGTATTTCGTAG GATAACGCCACACCTCGCCAAAAGGTTCGAGAATAAACTAAAGTCACCTCCAGTGCAATTAGTTAGCATCAGAGGGAATCACTTTGTCCTTATCAACTCAATGGCGATGGAAGGAGACGGGTGTAATCTCTGCGCGCGTACTGTTGCCGAAATAGCCAATATAtcaa ACATATTGAAGTGCAGCAGTGGATCTAGTTTATGTAAGGGCAAAAAGAGATTAGAACGTTATAGCAGACCAATTATCATGCAG CACTATCCTCTGTACAGAGAATCAGATAGTGTATGTACGGAGCCGGACGCGGCCCCATTGCCTGAAAGAAATGGTTTGTTCGAGGAGCGATGGGACTGTCTTTCTAAGGAGTCCACAGAGTATCTAGTCGAGAGTCTCCATCCTCGAGCCGCCTTCGGAGCTCACACGCACCACAGTTGTGTTGTAAGACATAGCTTCGTGCCCACTCCGGATCACAAGATCGAATTTATAGAGTACACGGTACCATCCTTTTCCTGGAGAAATAGATTGGATCCCAAGTATTATTTG TTGACAATATCACCAGAAGAGGTGAAGGTGTCTAAATGCGGCATGCCGCGCGAGTGGACGCTGCAGATCACCGCCATATTGATGACGCTCGCGCTCATAGTCTACCTGAGATACTACATTAGCATGGACACTCTTAGTTATAACTACAAACAATT